One genomic region from Natrinema caseinilyticum encodes:
- a CDS encoding phospholipase D-like domain-containing protein, which produces MVRAFSLTSESLQYFIGYTLLHARRAVIVSPWLSDVELRFPVNEHLEDRRIGMLDAIDELPNTDVTLIVREGEDHNDFIRNRLPQGVSLLEIDDLHAKVVVCDEFAYLGSANITRGGLALNREVCEIIENEYDDAITYVSEELNITLPRDQS; this is translated from the coding sequence ATGGTACGAGCATTTTCCTTGACTTCTGAGAGCCTCCAGTATTTCATCGGGTACACGCTGTTGCACGCCCGTCGAGCGGTCATCGTTTCACCGTGGTTGAGCGACGTTGAGTTGCGGTTCCCGGTGAACGAACATCTCGAGGACCGACGGATTGGGATGCTCGATGCCATCGATGAACTCCCTAATACGGACGTGACGCTAATCGTTCGCGAGGGCGAGGATCATAACGATTTCATCCGCAATCGGCTTCCCCAAGGCGTATCGTTGCTCGAGATTGATGATCTCCATGCGAAGGTCGTCGTCTGCGACGAATTCGCCTACCTTGGGTCGGCCAATATCACCAGGGGTGGACTTGCCCTCAATCGAGAAGTCTGCGAGATCATCGAAAACGAGTACGACGACGCCATTACCTACGTCAGCGAGGAACTGAATATCACCCTCCCGCGCGATCAGTCCTAA